In the genome of Bradyrhizobium arachidis, one region contains:
- the folP gene encoding dihydropteroate synthase: MNASPSPSVPPAGSAGLDALRRLVGRPIPAVMGVLNVTPDSFSDGGEFIAPEQALERARAMIADGVDIIDIGAESTRPYKGAKAVTAEDELARLKPVLAGVVALGVPVSIDSMKAEVVAFALDKGAAIANDVWGLQRDAGMAPLIAARGVPVIVMHNRDSVDPAIDIVTDMKAFFLRSLDIAAKAGIAREKIVLDPGIGFGKTAEQSMTALARLRELDIFGLPILVGASRKRFIASVSPSEPKERLAGSIAAHLIAAQRGAKIIRTHDVAETLQALRVANAIESKQ; this comes from the coding sequence ATGAATGCCTCGCCCTCCCCATCCGTCCCGCCGGCCGGCTCGGCCGGGCTTGATGCGCTGCGGAGGCTCGTGGGCCGGCCCATTCCGGCGGTGATGGGCGTGCTCAACGTCACCCCGGATTCCTTCTCCGACGGCGGCGAGTTCATCGCGCCCGAGCAGGCGCTGGAGCGGGCACGGGCGATGATCGCCGATGGCGTCGACATCATCGATATCGGTGCCGAATCCACCCGGCCCTACAAGGGCGCGAAGGCCGTCACGGCCGAGGACGAGCTGGCCCGGCTGAAGCCGGTGCTGGCGGGCGTCGTCGCGCTCGGCGTGCCGGTCTCGATCGACAGCATGAAGGCCGAGGTCGTCGCCTTCGCGCTCGATAAGGGCGCAGCGATCGCCAACGACGTCTGGGGCCTGCAACGCGATGCCGGCATGGCGCCGCTGATCGCCGCAAGAGGCGTCCCCGTCATCGTCATGCACAACCGCGACAGCGTCGATCCCGCCATCGACATCGTCACGGACATGAAGGCGTTCTTCCTGCGCTCGCTCGACATCGCCGCAAAGGCCGGCATCGCGCGCGAAAAAATCGTGCTGGATCCCGGCATCGGCTTTGGCAAGACCGCCGAGCAGAGCATGACGGCGCTGGCGCGCTTACGCGAGCTCGACATATTCGGCCTGCCAATTCTGGTCGGCGCCTCGCGCAAACGCTTCATCGCCTCGGTGTCGCCGTCGGAGCCGAAAGAACGGCTCGCCGGCTCGATCGCCGCGCATCTCATCGCCGCGCAAAGGGGCGCGAAGATCATCCGGACCCATGACGTCGCCGAGACCCTGCAGGCCCTGCGCGTCGCCAACGCAATCGAGAGCAAGC
- a CDS encoding DUF4332 domain-containing protein, producing MTYPISEIEGLPAFAATKLKAQGIRTTDALLEAASTVKGRKALSAKTGISEQLLLEWANVSDYMRIPGMGRAKVGLVRAAGVTTVRELAYRNPARLAQSMREANERKKLVRILPSEKSVGDIIAKAKKLPPKITY from the coding sequence ATGACATATCCGATTTCCGAGATTGAGGGCCTGCCTGCTTTTGCCGCCACCAAGCTGAAGGCGCAGGGCATCCGCACGACCGACGCGCTACTCGAGGCGGCCTCGACTGTGAAGGGCCGCAAGGCGCTCTCCGCCAAGACCGGCATCAGCGAGCAGCTGCTGCTGGAATGGGCCAACGTCTCCGATTACATGCGCATCCCCGGCATGGGGCGTGCCAAGGTGGGCCTCGTCCGTGCCGCCGGCGTCACCACGGTGCGCGAGCTCGCCTATCGCAATCCGGCAAGGCTTGCGCAGAGCATGCGCGAGGCGAACGAGAGGAAGAAGCTCGTCCGCATCCTTCCTTCCGAGAAATCGGTCGGCGACATCATCGCCAAGGCCAAGAAGCTGCCGCCGAAGATCACGTACTAG
- a CDS encoding helicase HerA-like domain-containing protein, translating to MTAQDSKLGDTDDKIFVGKGDEQAWLTLALANRHGLVTGATGTGKTVTLQVMAEGFARAGVPVFAADIKGDLSGISEVGEAKDFIVKRATEMGLTFQPDQFSTVFWDVFGEQGHPVRATVTEMGPLLLARMLDLNDVQEGVLNVAFRVADDAGLTLIDMKDLRALLDAIVPDAGKKSADAEESPLADIKKAAQGFGNVTKATVGTIQRQLLVLENQGATKFFGEPALTLKDFMKTDRDGRGMVNILVADKLLQSPRLYATFLLWMLSELFEELPEAGDLPKPKLVFFFDEAHLLFNDAPKALLDKIEQVVRLIRSKGVGVYFVTQNPIDVPDRVLGQLGNRVQHALRAFTPRDQKAVIAAAQTFRPNPKLDTAKVIMELGKGEALVSFLEGNGTPAMVERVMIRPPSARIGPITPEERKAIMDASPVKGKYDTAVDAESAYEMIQKRIAGTAATADAGAAGGGGGILGQIGSIVGTIFGTNVKRGRLSTGQVIARDVTRSVTNQVIGGMAANIGKSVAGQLGGSIGRTLVRGALGGLLRR from the coding sequence ATGACGGCACAGGACAGCAAGCTCGGCGACACCGACGACAAGATCTTCGTCGGCAAGGGAGACGAGCAGGCATGGCTGACGCTGGCGCTCGCCAATCGCCACGGCCTCGTCACCGGCGCAACCGGAACCGGAAAGACGGTGACGCTGCAGGTCATGGCGGAAGGATTTGCGCGCGCCGGTGTTCCGGTGTTCGCGGCCGACATCAAGGGCGATCTCTCCGGCATCTCCGAGGTCGGCGAGGCCAAGGACTTCATCGTCAAGCGCGCCACCGAGATGGGGCTGACCTTCCAGCCTGACCAATTCTCGACGGTGTTCTGGGACGTGTTCGGCGAGCAGGGCCATCCGGTGCGCGCGACCGTCACGGAAATGGGGCCGCTGCTGCTGGCGCGCATGCTCGACCTGAACGACGTGCAGGAAGGCGTGCTCAACGTCGCCTTCCGCGTCGCCGACGACGCCGGCCTCACCCTCATCGACATGAAGGATCTGCGCGCGCTGCTCGACGCGATCGTGCCGGATGCCGGCAAGAAAAGCGCCGATGCCGAGGAAAGCCCGCTCGCCGACATCAAGAAGGCGGCGCAGGGTTTTGGCAACGTCACCAAGGCCACGGTCGGCACCATTCAGCGCCAGCTGCTGGTGCTGGAGAACCAGGGCGCCACCAAATTCTTCGGCGAGCCCGCGCTGACGCTGAAAGATTTCATGAAGACCGACCGCGACGGCCGCGGCATGGTCAACATCCTCGTTGCCGACAAGCTGCTCCAGTCTCCACGGCTTTACGCGACATTCCTGCTGTGGATGCTGTCGGAGCTGTTCGAGGAGCTGCCTGAAGCGGGCGACCTTCCGAAGCCGAAACTGGTGTTCTTCTTTGACGAGGCGCATCTGCTCTTCAACGACGCGCCGAAGGCGCTGTTGGACAAGATCGAGCAGGTGGTGCGCCTGATCCGCTCCAAGGGCGTCGGCGTCTACTTCGTGACGCAGAACCCGATCGACGTGCCCGACCGCGTGCTGGGGCAGCTCGGCAACCGGGTGCAGCATGCGCTGCGCGCGTTCACCCCGCGCGACCAGAAAGCGGTCATCGCTGCGGCCCAGACCTTCCGGCCCAACCCCAAGCTCGACACCGCCAAGGTGATCATGGAGCTCGGCAAGGGCGAGGCGTTGGTGTCCTTCCTCGAAGGCAATGGCACACCGGCGATGGTCGAGCGCGTGATGATCCGGCCGCCGTCGGCCCGCATCGGGCCGATCACTCCGGAAGAGCGCAAGGCGATCATGGATGCAAGTCCAGTGAAGGGCAAATACGACACCGCCGTCGATGCCGAGTCGGCGTATGAGATGATCCAGAAGCGCATCGCCGGCACTGCGGCGACCGCCGATGCCGGCGCGGCCGGCGGAGGCGGCGGTATCCTCGGCCAGATCGGCTCGATCGTCGGCACCATCTTCGGCACCAATGTCAAGCGCGGCCGCCTGTCGACGGGACAGGTCATTGCGCGCGACGTGACGCGATCGGTGACCAACCAGGTGATCGGCGGCATGGCGGCCAATATCGGCAAATCGGTCGCCGGCCAGCTTGGCGGCTCCATCGGCCGCACGCTGGTCCGCGGCGCGCTCGGCGGGCTGCTGCGCCGCTAG
- a CDS encoding glycosyltransferase family 87 protein, translating into MTSTDPLPKPDLPRRLSLRAPLDLLFLLCCFILTADVLGPEFFGHNGKTKDYALWYWAGQQVLHGAPLYPSDVHHQFDFIYPPLSAILLAIPSWFGKIALYTVLSILNALAWWYTGTLSNVMTGSGHKAGPWLEALPVIVTVTFTFDMFDLGQPNLVLLAMMLWGFWNLQHQRPWLAGFMFALATAIKVFPIAVLPYLVWRRKWVAVGAMVAFTGILLYVVPAPIRGFERNAAELATWYQGMVGSSSEKGFGQRDEQNWSWVNQSIIAVTHRLVRPINYNQEDPNKPPRTMNVIDVDYKTANWIVLAVSALLGLGFLAVMPRQARRTARSDAEELGILFCLMTIASPLARQYYFMWLFFPMTVLMHRAAFDERANVRLGTWLALAAAGILMLLALPWFPNVIQAWGNNLAATGILAGSLAWHLRHPPVAAGSGAVPELKAKPS; encoded by the coding sequence GTGACCTCGACCGACCCGCTACCCAAGCCTGATCTGCCGCGACGCCTGTCGCTGCGCGCGCCGCTGGATCTGTTGTTCCTGCTCTGCTGCTTCATCCTGACGGCCGACGTCCTCGGTCCCGAGTTCTTCGGCCACAACGGCAAGACCAAGGATTATGCGCTCTGGTATTGGGCCGGGCAGCAGGTGCTGCACGGCGCGCCGCTCTATCCCAGCGACGTCCATCACCAGTTCGATTTCATCTATCCGCCGCTGTCCGCGATCTTGCTCGCGATCCCGAGCTGGTTCGGCAAGATCGCGCTCTACACCGTGCTGTCCATCCTGAACGCGCTGGCGTGGTGGTACACCGGGACCCTCTCCAACGTCATGACTGGATCGGGCCACAAGGCTGGCCCCTGGCTGGAGGCGCTGCCGGTCATCGTCACCGTGACCTTTACGTTCGACATGTTCGACCTCGGCCAGCCGAACCTCGTCCTGCTCGCGATGATGCTGTGGGGCTTCTGGAACTTGCAGCATCAGCGTCCCTGGCTCGCCGGCTTCATGTTCGCGCTCGCCACCGCCATCAAGGTGTTTCCGATCGCGGTGCTGCCTTATCTGGTCTGGCGGCGGAAATGGGTGGCCGTCGGCGCCATGGTCGCCTTCACCGGCATCCTTCTTTACGTCGTGCCGGCGCCGATCCGCGGCTTCGAGCGCAACGCGGCCGAGCTTGCGACCTGGTATCAGGGCATGGTCGGCTCGAGTTCGGAAAAGGGCTTTGGCCAGCGCGACGAGCAGAACTGGTCGTGGGTCAACCAGTCCATCATTGCGGTGACGCATCGCCTGGTCCGGCCGATCAACTACAATCAGGAGGATCCCAACAAGCCGCCGCGCACGATGAATGTCATCGACGTCGACTACAAGACGGCGAACTGGATCGTGCTTGCGGTGTCGGCTCTGCTCGGGCTCGGCTTCCTCGCGGTGATGCCACGGCAAGCGCGGCGAACGGCGCGATCGGATGCCGAGGAGCTCGGCATCCTGTTCTGCCTGATGACGATCGCCTCGCCTCTGGCGCGGCAATACTACTTCATGTGGCTGTTCTTCCCGATGACGGTGCTGATGCATCGCGCCGCCTTCGACGAACGGGCGAATGTGCGGCTGGGAACCTGGCTTGCGCTGGCCGCTGCCGGCATCCTCATGCTGCTGGCGCTGCCCTGGTTTCCCAACGTGATCCAGGCCTGGGGCAACAATCTTGCCGCCACCGGCATTCTCGCCGGCAGCCTTGCATGGCACCTCCGCCATCCGCCGGTTGCGGCTGGCTCTGGCGCTGTGCCGGAGTTAAAAGCCAAGCCATCTTGA
- a CDS encoding M20/M25/M40 family metallo-hydrolase has product MANAQLQSVLDHIDKDFDNSLERLFSLLRIKSISADPAFAGDCKAAAEHLAKDIASLGVSTEVRPTAGHPAVVGKTGAGGRPHVIFYGHYDVQPVDPIDLWHSPPFEPVVTNHADGRKIIVARGAEDDKGQVMTFVEACRAWKKVTGSLPIDITFLIEGEEEVGSKNFVPFVEANKDEFKADYVLVCDTGMWDPETPAITTALRGLLYEEVKITAANRDLHSGVFGGTAMNPIRVLTKILGGLFDDDNRITIPGFYDGVKDTPPEVLEQWKKLNFTPESFLKPVGLSLPAGEKGRLMVEQASTRPTCDVNGIWGGYIGEGSKTVIPSHASAKVSFRLVQGQDPQKIRKAFRDYVTARIPGDCKVEFGDHSAAPAVALDWNMKPLAAASKALAEEWGKETVLMGSGASIPIVADFKRTLGLDSLLVGFGLDDDNIHSPNEKYDLRSFQKGIRSWARILAALAEVK; this is encoded by the coding sequence ATGGCCAATGCGCAGCTTCAATCCGTGCTCGACCACATCGACAAGGATTTCGACAACAGCCTGGAGCGTCTGTTCTCGCTGTTGCGGATCAAGTCGATCTCCGCGGATCCGGCCTTTGCCGGCGATTGCAAGGCCGCGGCCGAGCATCTCGCCAAGGACATTGCGAGCCTCGGTGTCTCAACCGAAGTGAGGCCGACCGCCGGCCATCCCGCTGTCGTCGGCAAGACCGGAGCGGGCGGCCGGCCGCATGTGATCTTCTACGGTCATTACGACGTGCAGCCGGTCGACCCGATCGACCTCTGGCACAGCCCGCCGTTCGAGCCCGTCGTCACTAACCATGCCGATGGCCGCAAGATCATCGTCGCGCGCGGCGCCGAGGACGACAAGGGTCAGGTCATGACCTTCGTCGAGGCCTGCCGCGCCTGGAAGAAGGTGACGGGCTCGCTGCCGATCGACATCACCTTCCTGATCGAAGGCGAGGAGGAGGTCGGCTCGAAGAACTTCGTGCCGTTCGTCGAGGCCAACAAGGACGAGTTCAAGGCTGATTACGTGCTGGTCTGCGACACCGGCATGTGGGATCCGGAAACGCCGGCGATCACGACGGCGCTGCGCGGCCTGCTCTATGAAGAGGTGAAGATCACCGCGGCCAATCGCGATCTGCATTCCGGCGTGTTTGGCGGCACGGCGATGAACCCGATCCGGGTGTTGACCAAAATCCTCGGCGGCCTGTTCGACGACGACAACCGCATCACCATTCCCGGCTTCTATGACGGCGTGAAGGATACGCCGCCGGAGGTCTTGGAGCAGTGGAAGAAGCTCAACTTCACCCCGGAGTCGTTCCTCAAGCCGGTCGGCCTGTCGCTCCCCGCTGGTGAGAAGGGGCGGCTGATGGTCGAGCAGGCTTCCACGCGTCCGACCTGCGACGTCAACGGCATCTGGGGCGGCTATATCGGCGAGGGCTCCAAGACGGTGATCCCGTCGCATGCCTCGGCCAAGGTCTCGTTCCGGCTGGTCCAGGGGCAGGATCCCCAGAAGATCCGCAAGGCGTTCCGCGATTACGTGACGGCGCGGATTCCGGGCGACTGCAAGGTCGAGTTCGGCGACCATTCCGCCGCGCCCGCCGTGGCGCTCGACTGGAACATGAAGCCGCTCGCCGCGGCCAGCAAGGCGCTGGCGGAGGAATGGGGCAAGGAGACCGTGCTGATGGGCTCGGGCGCTTCGATCCCGATCGTCGCCGACTTCAAGCGCACCCTTGGCCTCGATTCGCTGCTGGTCGGCTTCGGCCTCGACGACGACAACATCCACTCGCCGAACGAAAAGTACGACCTCCGCAGCTTCCAGAAGGGCATCCGCTCCTGGGCCCGCATCCTCGCCGCGCTGGCGGAGGTGAAATAA
- a CDS encoding class II aldolase/adducin family protein — MSPAEARLKEVPSNMTEAEWQQRVNLAACYRLVALYGWDDLVDTHISARVPGPDHHFLINPYGLMFDEITASSLVKVDLHGNQLTESEYSINPAGFTIHSAIHEVREDAICVLHLHTLDGTAVSSSAEGLLPLNQTAQLVTHDLAYHDYEGIALDHDERPRLQKDLGDHNHMLLRNHGTLTVGRSVASAFERMYHLERACSMQVRTRALGTPVYPVEEIAIEKNTELLSNRDRAELRATNLVWPPLLRKLDRELPGYRS, encoded by the coding sequence ATGTCACCAGCGGAAGCGCGCCTGAAGGAAGTGCCGTCGAACATGACGGAGGCCGAGTGGCAGCAACGGGTCAATCTCGCCGCCTGCTATCGCCTCGTTGCGCTGTACGGCTGGGACGATCTGGTCGACACCCACATCTCCGCACGCGTGCCCGGCCCCGACCATCACTTCCTGATCAACCCCTACGGGCTGATGTTCGACGAGATCACGGCCTCGAGCCTCGTCAAGGTCGACCTGCACGGCAACCAGCTCACCGAGAGCGAATACAGCATCAATCCGGCCGGCTTCACCATCCATTCGGCGATCCACGAGGTGCGCGAGGACGCGATCTGCGTGCTGCATCTCCACACCCTCGATGGCACCGCGGTGTCGAGCAGCGCCGAAGGCCTCTTGCCGCTGAACCAGACCGCCCAGCTCGTCACCCACGACCTCGCCTATCACGACTATGAAGGCATCGCGCTCGATCACGATGAGCGGCCGCGGCTCCAGAAGGACCTCGGCGACCACAACCACATGCTGCTGCGTAACCACGGCACGCTGACGGTCGGCCGCTCGGTCGCTTCCGCCTTCGAGCGCATGTATCACCTCGAGCGCGCCTGCTCGATGCAGGTGCGCACCCGCGCGCTCGGCACGCCGGTCTATCCGGTTGAGGAGATCGCAATCGAGAAGAACACCGAATTGCTGTCGAACCGCGACCGCGCCGAGCTGCGCGCGACCAACCTCGTCTGGCCGCCGCTGCTGCGCAAGCTCGACCGCGAGCTTCCGGGCTACCGATCTTGA
- a CDS encoding glycosyltransferase family 39 protein, with translation MTSITTSAIDTPQRRSVERTCDDLAMLVLTAVAVIAGLTFRDYGLGWDDYTHAEYADLLLRMYGSGFKDTAALSFANLYMYGGGFDMVAALLHKVIPLELFETRRLVGAVVGVIGLAVTWRLGRRIGGPLAGLASLLLLALCPIFYGHMFMNPKDAPFAVAMIILMLGLVRLAEEYPQPSPRTILIVGLGAGLSLGCRVLGGLALVYAMVGFMPLFLEELRSEGAREAARRFAHVVYVLLPGLVFGYLVMGLIWPWSIMEPGNPFEALTYFSHFFEKPWKEMFDGAIVSVPDMPWSYLPTLFALQLPEVMLVLMGGAVISTFALLPRRGVPARRKTILLMLTLAATLPLAIAMVKRPALYNGIRHFVFVIPPMAVLGGIAFAWAMERLRANHRTWQPVVLATFCFGLALSLAEMIRLHPYQYTHFNHIAGTVRGADDRFMLDYWGLALKQASDELREQLVERQEVPPVNRKWKVAVCGPQRPAQVALGPDFTIGWDSNAADFAMTLGEFYCKGLTAPVMVEIKRDDVVFARVYDIRGRSISSLLSVPAP, from the coding sequence ATGACATCCATCACGACTTCGGCGATCGACACGCCTCAGCGGCGCTCGGTCGAACGGACTTGCGACGATCTCGCCATGCTGGTGCTAACCGCGGTCGCCGTCATCGCAGGTTTGACTTTCCGCGACTACGGGCTCGGCTGGGACGACTACACCCACGCTGAATATGCCGATCTGCTGCTGCGCATGTACGGTTCCGGCTTCAAGGACACCGCGGCGCTCTCCTTTGCCAACCTCTATATGTATGGCGGCGGCTTCGACATGGTCGCGGCCCTTCTTCACAAGGTCATTCCGCTCGAGCTGTTCGAGACCCGACGCCTGGTCGGCGCGGTCGTCGGCGTGATCGGGCTTGCGGTGACGTGGCGGCTCGGCCGCCGCATCGGCGGGCCTCTTGCAGGCCTTGCCTCACTCTTGCTGCTCGCGCTGTGCCCAATCTTCTACGGCCACATGTTCATGAACCCGAAGGATGCGCCTTTCGCGGTGGCCATGATCATCCTGATGCTCGGCCTCGTCCGGCTCGCGGAGGAATATCCGCAGCCATCGCCGCGCACGATCCTGATCGTCGGCTTGGGGGCCGGCCTTTCGCTCGGCTGCCGCGTCCTCGGCGGGCTTGCGCTGGTCTACGCCATGGTCGGCTTCATGCCGCTGTTCCTGGAGGAGCTGCGCAGCGAAGGCGCCCGCGAGGCAGCCCGCCGCTTCGCCCACGTCGTCTACGTGCTGCTGCCCGGCCTCGTGTTCGGCTATCTCGTGATGGGCCTGATCTGGCCGTGGTCGATCATGGAGCCCGGCAATCCCTTCGAGGCGCTGACCTACTTCTCGCACTTCTTCGAGAAGCCCTGGAAGGAGATGTTCGACGGCGCGATCGTGTCCGTGCCCGACATGCCCTGGTCCTATCTGCCGACGCTGTTCGCGCTGCAGCTGCCCGAGGTGATGCTGGTGCTGATGGGCGGGGCCGTGATCAGCACCTTCGCGCTGCTGCCGCGCCGCGGGGTCCCGGCCCGCCGCAAGACCATCCTGTTGATGCTGACGCTGGCTGCGACGCTGCCGCTCGCGATCGCGATGGTGAAGCGGCCGGCGCTGTACAACGGCATCCGCCATTTCGTCTTCGTGATCCCGCCGATGGCGGTGCTCGGCGGCATCGCTTTCGCCTGGGCCATGGAGCGTCTGCGCGCCAACCACCGCACCTGGCAGCCGGTCGTGCTCGCGACCTTCTGCTTCGGCCTTGCGCTCTCGCTTGCCGAGATGATCCGGTTGCATCCCTATCAATACACGCACTTCAACCACATCGCCGGCACCGTGCGCGGCGCCGACGACCGCTTCATGCTGGACTATTGGGGCCTTGCGCTGAAGCAGGCCTCCGACGAGCTGCGCGAGCAGCTGGTCGAGCGCCAGGAAGTGCCGCCGGTCAATCGCAAATGGAAGGTGGCGGTGTGCGGTCCGCAGCGCCCGGCGCAGGTCGCGCTCGGCCCCGACTTCACCATCGGCTGGGATTCCAACGCGGCCGATTTCGCCATGACGCTCGGCGAGTTCTACTGCAAGGGCCTCACCGCGCCCGTGATGGTCGAGATCAAGCGCGACGACGTCGTGTTCGCCCGCGTCTACGACATCCGCGGCCGCAGTATTTCCAGCCTGCTGTCGGTCCCGGCGCCGTAA